In the genome of Streptomyces sp. P3, the window GCGCTCTGACACGCCGTCCCGGCGGCTGCGCGGCCGGGGGCTCCCGGCCCCGCCGCCGCCCTGCCCGCGACGGCGCTTCCCGCGCGGAGCCGCACGTCGTCCCGGCGCGGCTGCAGGAGAACAGGGCCGCGACGGCGCGCCGGGCGGGCACGGGATGTATCGTTCGGTGCTCCGGTCGGGCATCCGAATGTCAGATCAATGGGCCGCCGGGCGACGGACGGGTCATTGCAGTGGGAGCGCCGTATTCGACGCGTCGGAGCAGAACTTGGCGAACCTGTCCCAGCTCGAGGAGATCTTCTCCGGCGACGGCACCGGACCCACGCGGTCACTCCGCTGGCAGACGGGCGCCTCACCGGCGGCTCTGACGGTCACGCTGATCGCCGACTACACGTTTCCGGGCCGTGCCCGGCTGCCGGCGGCGGCGATCGTGGCGTTGCTGGGGGAGTTCGACGTCGCCGACGGCGCGGCCCGCACCACGATCAGCAGGCTGGCGCGTCGAGGGGTGCTGGAGGGCAGCCGGCAGGGGCGCCGCAGCTCGTACCGACTGACCCGGGACGCCGCGGTGGACCTGTGGAGCGGCGGTGCCTCGATCGCCACCTTCACCACGCAGCCCGACGCGTGGGACGGACGGTGGACGCTCGTCGCCTTCTCCGTGCCGGAGCAGGAGAGCACGCGACGCCGCGCGCTGCGCACCGCGCTGCGCTGGCGGGGATTCGCGCCCCTGTACGACGCGGTCTGGGCTTCGCCGCATCCCCTGACTCCCAAGGGGCGCGGCGAACTCGCCGATCTGGCGCTCGGGGCGATGAGCGTGTTCCGGGCCCGTCAGGTGGATCTCGAGACGGAGGCCAACCGCAATCCCGTCGAGGCGTGGGATCTGGCCGGCATCGCCGAGCAGTACGAGATCTTCGTCGAGCGGTGGAGTGCCGTGCTGCCCCGTATCGGTGCGGGTGACGTCACCGGGGCCGACGCGGTGCGCGCACGTACCGAGGTGATGGGCGCCTACCGCCACTTCCCGGTGCTGGACCCGCTGCTGCCCGTCGATCTGCTGCCGGCCGACTGGCCCCGGTCCCGGGCTCGGGAGGTCTGCGTCGCGGTGTACGACGGTCTCGCCCACACGGCGCAGGAGCATGTCCGTTCGGTGGCGGCGCGCTTCGCCGACGACCCGCATCCCGGCATCACGGCTCACACGATCGCCGGCATGAGCGCCGGAATCGGCCACCTTCCCGGCTGACCGATCCGCCCCGCGGGTTCGGGGCGATGTGGGCCGCAACGATTGACAGACGGGCGCTCGGTCGCGACTCTTTCTGTTGTACGACGGTGTGGGAACGTTCCCAGTCCACCCGCTCACGCCCGATCGACGCCGGTCACCTCATCGCGTGCTCCGTCTCCGGTGCAGCGCCGAGGCCCCGGGTTCCCGCAAGGCGTACGTCCCTGCACGGCACCCCCTGGCGGGCGGCTCTCCGCACCGGCACTCCGACGGATCGGAGACCTCCGCGCCCGCTTTCCGACGAGCCGCGCCAGACGATCCGCACGACGAGCCGCGCCAGAAATCCGCACGACGGCCTGCCGCGGGCCGCCCCCCCACGATCACTCCGCTCGCAGGCCGACCCGACCGGGGCGTCGGCCCGTGCGGGAGAAGGAGTCACCGATGCACCGACCCACCGTGCACTCCACCGAGACCTCCGGACCCGGACGGATCAGCCGCAGGACCCTGCTCAAGGCGTCCACCGCCACCGCCGGGGCGATCGCCACCGCCGCGGCGCTCGCCGAACTCGAGACGCCGGCCGCCGCCGCCGCGGGGTTCGTCAAGGGCGTCGACATCAGCTGGGCGCCGCAGATGGAAGCGCGCGGCCTCTCCTGGAAGAACGCGAGCGGGCAGAAGCAGGATCTGCTGACCGTTCTCCAGGGGTACGGCATCACCGCCGTACGGCTGCGCACGTTCGTCAGTCCCTCCAGCAGTCCGACCGACGGACACTGCAGCATCAACGAGGTCGCCGCCTTCGCCAGGCGGATCAAGGCCGCCGGAATGTCGATCATGCTCGACTACATGTTCGGCGACACCTGGAACTCCGTCGGAGTGCAGAACCCGCCCGCCGCCTGGAAGAACATGAGCCACCCTCAGATGGTCGGCGCGATGAGCTCCTACGTGAACCAGTCGATGACCGTCATGAAGAACAACGACGTGCTGCCCACGTGGGTGCAGATCGGCAACGAGACCAACAGCGGCATCTGCCGTCCCGTCGGCAGCGTCTCCAACCCGGCCCAGATGACCGCACTGTTCAACGCCGCGTACACCCAGGTGAAGGCGGTGTCGCCGAACTCGATCGTGTGCATCCACCTGGCCCAGCCGCAGAAGTACGACTCGATGACCACGTTCTTCAGCCGCTTCGCGGCGGGCGGCGGCAAGTGGGACATGTCGGTGTTCTCCTCCTACGGCAGCGCCGACCTCGCGCCCGGGATCGTGGCAAACATGAAGAAGATCTCGGCCGCGTACGGGAAGCCTTTCCTGCAGAGCGAGTTCGGCGGCCGGGCGGACCGGGCCTCCGCCACCGGGGCCGCGCTGGTCGCCTACATCAGGGCGCTGAAGGCCGACGGCGGGCAGGGCATCTTCTACTGGGAGCCGGAGTGCATGTCACCGTTCACCGGCTACGCCATGGGCGCCTGGGACTCCGCCACCCAGCGGCCCACCGCCATCATGGACGGCTTCACCCAGGCCTGAGCGACGGGTCGCAGACCCTGACCCGCACCCCACTCACGACCGAGGACGCAACCCCATGAAGGCAATCAGCACGTCCCTGCGCGACCGCGGAAGGCGGGAGACCCGGCTGGCAGTTGCGGGAGCGCTGACCCTGACCGTACTTCTCGGCTCCGGGCCGGCGCACGCCGATGACGCCGCACCGCGGGCGCTCCCGGCCGGGTGCTCCGGCACCTCGCCGATCACCTGTCACTACGCGGTGGCGCCGGGCGACTACGACGTGACCGTCTCCGTCGGCGGCGGCTCCTCCGCCGGCCGGACCGAGATGTGGGCGGAGGCCCGCCGCCTGATGCTGCCGGCGACGAGGACGGCCGCCGGCGCCGTCGCCACGCAGTCGTTCACGATCGACGTACGGCAGCCGGAAGGCCAGCCGACCGGCCAGGGAGGCACCGGAACGCCCGGTCTGGACATCCGGTTCACAGGGCCCGCCCCCCAGGTGTCGGCCGTCTCGGTGCGCCCCGCGGCGCAGCCGACCGTGGCCTACCTGGCCGGCGACTCGACCGTGTGCGACCAGCCGGCGGCCCCCTACACCGGCTGGGGCCAGATGATCCCGAGCGCGGTGCGTTCCGGTGCGGTGATCGCCAACTACGCCGACTCGGGGGAGACCTCGGGCAGCTTCCTGAGCAACTCCGCGCTCTTCCCGGCACTGCTGGCGAAGGTCAGGACGAACGACCCGGTCTTCATCCAGTTCGGCCACAACGACAAGCAGACCACCGCGTCCGCCTTCCGGAACAACCTCACCTCCATGGTCACCCAGGTCCGCGCCAAGGGCGGCGTTCCCGTCCTGGTGACACCACCGGTCCGTCGGTTGTTCACCGGTGACCGGCTCACTTCCACGGCGATGCACGTCAACGCCGTCGGCGTGGACCTGCCCGCCACGATGCGCGCGGTCGGCACGGCGCAGCACGTGCCGGTGATCGACCTGACCGCAGGGAGCAGGACGCTCCTCGAGTCCCTCGGCCCGTCCGCCTCCGCACAGCTGTTCCTCCGCTCGGCAACCGACGGTGTCACGGACAACACCCACTTCTCGCAGTACGGCGCGACCCGGATCGGGGCGCTGGTGCTCCGGAGCATCCGCGAACAGGGCCTGCCCCTGGCCGCGTTCCTGCGTTGACCGACGCGCGCGAAAGCCCGTCCCCGGAGAGGAACCCGATGAAGAACCTTCGGACACTCGTCACAACCGCACTGGTGGTCGCCCTGTCGGGCTTCGGCGTCCACACCGCCTCGGCCGTCGACAGGGCCACCGCCGGCTGCACCGGCGCCTCCCTCGCCCCCGCCGAACGAGCCGCGGCCGGCCCGGTCACCGTGTGGCTCGCGGGTGACTCCACCATGGCCGATCCGAGTGCCGCCCGCTGTCCGGTCGGCTGGGGCAGTCGGTTCGGCGCCCTGTTCACCGGCGGCGTCACCGTGAAGAACCAGGCGGTCGGCGGACGCAGCATCCAGACCTGGCTGTACGAGGGGAACGTGAGCGGCGCCAAGGGCTCCGACGGCGAGTGCCGGCTCACGTCCGGTACGTACGCGTCACGCTGGCAGGCGATGCTGAACGCGAGCACCGGGATGAAGTCCGGCGACTACCTGTTCATCCAGTTCGGCATCAACGACTCCTCCTCGGCCTGCCCACGGCACGTCGGGCGGGCGCGGTACCAGCAGTTGACGACCATGATGGCGCAGGCCGCCCTGGCCCGGGGCGCGCACCCCGCGCTGCTCACCCCGGTCGCCGCCATCACCTGCTCCGGCAGCACGGCCACCAAGAACCGCGGCTTTGTCCCCGAGGTCCTCGCCGCCGCGTCCGCGACCGGAGCGCCGGTCGTCGACCTGCACACGCTCAGCGTCTCGCGCTACAACAGTCTCCGTTTCTGCCCCAACAACGGCGACTACGGATCAGGTCCTCTGGGGGCGTTCTTCTGCAACGACCACACCCATTTCGAAACCTACGGCGCGCAGCAGATCGCCGGACTGGTCGCCGGAGACGTACGGCGGCAGAACCTCCCGCTCGCGGCGTACCTCAGGTAGCGCGGAGGCGGTGGCCGCCGGTCCGCCGTGCCGGTCCGGCGGCGTCGGCTCAGGCGGGACCGCGCGCCCGCCCGACGACCCGCGCGCCGATTCCCCAGGCTCGGCCTACTCTGTTGCAAGGGGGCAATCGGGTGAATCGCGCACCGAGAGGCGCCCCTGATGGACGACTACCCGCTGATCGAGAACCACGGCCTCATCGGTGACCTGCAGACCGCGGCACTGGTGACCACCGACGGCAGCGTCGACTGGTTCTGCGTCCCCAGATTCGACTCGCCCAGCGTGTTCGGCGCGCTGCTGGACAAGGACAAGGGCGGGCACTGCACGATCCGGCCCCAGCACCGGGCCTACGCGACCAAGCAGTTGTACCTCCCCGACACGGCGATCCTGGTCACCAGGTTCATGACCGAGGCGGGTACCGGTGAGGTGATCGACTTCATGCCCGTGACCGGTACGACGGTCACCGAGAGTCACCGGATCGTGCGCATGGTCCGCTGCGTGCGCGGCAGGATGACGTTCGACGTCGAGGTCGAGCCGCGGTTCGACTACGGGCGCAAGGGCCACTGGCTGCACCTCAGCGAGCACGGGGCGGTGTTCGTCTCGGAGGACGGCACGGAGCTCACCGTGCACCCCGTCCGCGAGCCCGACGACGAGCGGCTGCTCGATCTGCTCGCCGACCGGCGGGACGCCCTGCACTTCAGCCTGACGCTGGAGGCGGGCCAGGAGCGGGGGCTGGTCCTGGAACGGTCCGCCGGCGGACCGCCCCGGGAGATGCGCCTCGCCGAGTACAGCCGGCTCTTCGACGAGACGGTCGCGTTCTGGCGCTCCTGGCTGCACCAGTCGCGCTACACGGGGCGCTGGCGCGAGACCGTGGAGCGCTCCGCGATCACGCTGAAGCTGATGACCTACGCGCCGACCGGCGCGGTGGTGGCCGCACCGACGGCAGCGCTCCCGGAGCAACTCGGGGGCGAGCGCAACTGGGACTACCGCTTCACCTGGATCCGCGACGCCTCGTTCTCGGTGTACGCCCTGCTCGGGCTGGGGTTCACCGACGAGGCCCGGGCGTTCATCCAGTGGCTCGCCGACCGGGTCGGGGAACACGCCGGCAAGGACGGTGACACCGGCCCGCTGAACATCATGTACGCGGTGGACGGCTCCTCCGACCTGGCCGAAGCGACGCTCGACCACTGGGAGGGCTATGCGGGTTCCGCGCCGGTGCGCATCGGCAACGGCGCCGCCACGCAACTCCAGCTGGACATCTACGGAGAGGCGCTCGACAGCATCCATTTCGCGCACCGGCACGGTCTGCAGGTGGGACACCGGGGATGGCAGGCGCTGCGCACCGACCTCGACTGGCTGGTCGACCACTGGGACCAGGCGGAGGAAGGCCTGTGGGAGACCCGCGGCGGCCGCGAGGACTTCACCTACGGACGCGTGATGTCCTGGGTGGCCTTCGACCGCGCCCTGCGGCTCGCGGAGTCCAACGGCCGCCCGGCCGGCGTCGAACGCTGGCGCGGCGCACGGGACGACTGCTACGAACAGGTCATGGCCAAGGGGTGGAACGAGGGACGCCGGGCCTTCGTCCAGCACTACGGCAGTGACGTGCTCGACTCCTCGCTGCTGCGCATGGCGACGGTCGGGTTCATCACCCCCGAAGACCCCTTGTGGGCCACGACCCTCGATGCGGTGGAAGAGGAACTGGTCAGCGACAGCCTGGTCTACCGCTACAACCCCGAAGCCTCACCCGACGGTCTGCGCGGCTCCGAGGGCACGTTCTCGCTGTGCACCTTCATGTACGTCGACGCGCTGGCGCGAGCGGGACGCACCGAGAAGGCGCGGCTCGTGTTCGAGAAGATGATGGGGTACGCGAACCATCTGGGCCTGTACTCGGAGGAGATCGACCCGACGGGCCGCCAACTGGGCAACTTCCCACAGGCGTTCACCCATCTCGCCCTCATCGACGCGGCCATCACCCTGGACGCCGCGCTCAACCGCACGTGACCCCCGCTCGTACCCGGCACCGTCACCGCGATCACTCACTCACCCCTCCCCGGCGTCGCGCCGGGCACCCGGCGGGGCTCAGCCCTCGTCCCCGGCGCCGCCGCGGCGCAGGTCGGCGTCGGTGAGGCCTTCCAACTCCCCACGGGTGTCGAGCCGGTAGAGCAGGGCGACGGCGGGCACGACCAGCACCACGGCGACGAGGGTGACCAGGCCGAGCCAGCGCAGCGTGGTGTCCGCCCCCGCCCCCTCGGAGACGGTCAGGGTCGTCGGGACGAGGTACGGGCGCTGCGCCATGCCCCAGGCGATGACCGCGGACGCCACCACGACGACCGCCGAGACCCGCGACCAGGCGACCGCGGGGGCGCCGCGCACCAGCAGCCAGACGGTGGCCAGGCTGCTCGCGGCCGCGGCCGCCACGAAGACCAGTCCAACCCCGTGCGTCAGCCCGTGCCATACGTGCGGGGCGTCGTCACGGGTGACCGCGAGGGTGCTCAAGGCGAGGACGGCGACGCACCCCAGGGCCGCGAGAGCCCGCCCCCGGAAGTAGCCGGCCAGGTCGGGCGCGTCGAAGCGGCGGGCGTCCGCGGCGAGGAACACCGCGCCGAGCAGCGCGGTGGTCGCCACGGCCAGCAGACCGAACAGCACCGGCGTGGGATGGGCCCAGGCGTGCGCGGACGGGTCGGCCTCCGCCGTCACCCGGCCCGACGCCACCCCGCCGGCCGCGACGCCGAGGAAGAACGGCGTCACGAGGGAGGAGACGGCGAACACCGCGCCGTACAGGCGCCGTCCGGCCAGCCGCTGCGCGGGTTTGCGCAGCGCGAAGCCGGCGCCGCGCAGCACGATGCCGACGGCTGCCAGCGCCAGCGGCAGCCACATCGACTGGAAGAGACGCTGGAACAGGACGGGGAAGCCCGTCCACATGACGACGAGGACGAAGATCAGCCACACGTTGTTGACCTCCCACACCGGAGCCATCGCATGGTCGATCAGCCATCGCGGCCTCCTGCCGCGGCGCACTCCGCCCGCGAGCAGGTCCCAGAACCCGGCCCCGTAGTCGGTCCCGCCGGCGCAGGCGTAGGCAGCCACCGCGAGGAGCAGGACGACGGCGACGACGTCCGCGGTCACGGCCGGGGCTCCGTGGGCGGGGAGGCGGCGTCGCCCGACCGGGGCGGCGCGCCGGTCGGCACCGCGGGGCGCGGCCCGTACGGGAGGCCCGACTCCGGCGTCTGTCGCGGTGAGGCGGCTCCGCCGGCCCGCCGGTCCTCCTCGTCGGCGAGCCGCCAGCGGTTGCGCATCTTCAGCAGGACGGCGAGGAAGGACGCGAAGACGCACACGTACACCACGACGACCAGGGAGAACATGATCCACAGGCTGGTGGAACGGGTCGACGTGACGGCTTCGGCGACGCGCATGTTCTCGTAGACGATCCACGGCTGGCGGCCCACCTCGGTGGTGATCCAGCCACTCTCGACCGCGACGACGGAGGCGACGCCCGCCACCGCCGCGCACCGGTAGAACCACGCCGAGGCGGGCAGCCGGCGCCGGCGCAGCCAGACCAGGGCGTACCACAGGGAGAGTGCCACGAGCAGGGAGCCGATGCCGACCATGATGTCGAAGGCCCAGTGGGCGATGGTTGCCTGAGTGGCCGTCGGCCGCGCGTCGGCGGGCACGGAGGTCAGTCCGGTGACCCGGGTGTCGGTGCTGAAGCCGGCGAGGACGGAGTCGAGCTGGGGGATTCTGATGCCGCCGGAGATGCTGCCGTCCGGGTGCAGGCGGCCGAACAGGTACTCCGGCATGTGGGTGCCGGTCTTCCAGACGATCTCCATGGCGGCGAACTTCACCGGCTGCTCGTGGAAGACCTTCCGGGCGATCGAGTCGCCCAGGACGAACTGGACCGGCGTGAGCGCCGCGGCGACCGTGAAGGGAACGCCGAAGCCGAGGCGGTGGTACCGGTCCCGGCGGCCGCGGAGCCATCCCGCGGCGTAGACGCCGCCCACGACGTAGCCGGCCGTCACGAGCATCGCCACCACGAAGTGCCAGTACTGCGGGCCGAACATAGGAGTGAAGATCGCCTTCCAGATCTTCACGTCGACCGGGTCTCCCGCGGAGTCGAGGCGGAAGCCGCGCGGGGTGTTCATCCAGGAGTTGGCGGCCAGGATGCCGAAGGCGCCGAGCAGGGCCGCGGCCGGCAGCGGCAGGGCGAGCAGGAAGTGGGTCCGGGCGGGCAGCCGCCGCCAGCCGTAGAGGTAGATCGCGATGAGGACGGCCTCCAGGAAGAAGGCCCAGGCCTCGACGCCGAACCCGATCCCGAAGACGTCGCCCCACCTGCCCATCAGGCCCGGCCACAGCAGGCCGAACTCGAAGGAGAGCACGGTGCCGGTGACCACCCCGATCGCGAACTGGACCGCCATCACCGCCGACCACCGGCGGGCGAGCAGCAGCGCGGTCCGGTCCCCGCGGCGCAGGCCGTAGCCGTGCAGGACGAGCGTGATCAGCGGCAGCGCCACGCCCAGCGGGACGAGGACGATGTGGGAGGCGAGGGTGAAGGCCATCAAAGACCTGGCCGGGAGCAGTTGCGCCGGGGCGTCCGCCAGTGCCTGCAGCGTGCTGTGCATCTGATTCCGTTCGGGAGGCGTCGCGCGCGCGTGTGGAGTGTCAGCCGCCGGTCGCGAAGCCGGGGAAGAGGGTCATTCCGCCGTCCACGAAGAGCGTGGTGCCCACCACGTAGTCCATGAGGTCGGAGGCGAGGCCGACGACGGCGTGGGCGATGTCCTCGGGGTCGCCGACGCGGTCGTAGGGGATCAGCCGCAGAAGGTCCTCACGGGCCTCGGGGGTGTCCCAGGCGCTGCGGTTGATGGGCGTCCTGATGGCCCCCGGGGCGACGGCGTTCACGCGGATCTTCTTCGGTGCGAGCTCCTGGGCGAGGGTCTCCATCATCATCTGCACACCGCCTTTGGAGGCCGCGTAGTTGACGTGCCCGGCCCACGGGATGACCTGGTGCACGGAGCTCATGCAGATGATCTTGCCGGCGGCACGCGACACCTCGGGGACTACTCCGCGGCGCAGGAACTCCTTCGTCGCCTCCCGCGCACACAGGAACTGCCCGGTCAGGTTGACGTCGAGGACCTTCCGCCACTGGGCGAGCGTCATCTCGGTGAACGCGGCGTCCCGCTGCATCCCGGCGTTGGCCACGAGGATGTCGATCGTGCCGAACTCCTCGACCATCCGGTTCATCATGGCGACGACCTGGTCCTCGTCGGAGACGTCCGCCTGGTAGGCCGCCGCCCGCACCCCGTAGGACCTGATCTCCTCCGCCACCTTGTCGGCCTCCTCCTGGCCGGCCACGTAGTTCACGACCACGTCGGCTCCGGCCCGGCCCAGCGCGACCGCGGTCGCCAGGCCGATCCCGGAGTTCGCGCCGGTGACGAGTGCCTTCTGGCCTCTGAGCAGGTGGGCGGGGATCACGTCACGGGGCGCACCCTCGGTCGGACTCACGATGACTGTCTCCTCCACTGCGCGGCCGGGTCTCCGGGGCTCACCTCAAGGGCCCGGGTTCAGACACTCACCGAAACACCGCGGTCGCTCGGAGGCGCGTCGTGGAGAGCGGTCTTGGGCCGACCGGGGGAGGAGGTTCGCCCGCCGGAAGGCGGGTGCCCGGTCCCGGTCGGCCCACTCGTGCCACCGGCGGTCGCCCACCGGCAGCGCGGGCACCGTGCCCGCCGGTCGGGCCCACGGTCTTCCACGGCCCTCGACCGGGTCAGCCGAGAAGCCGACGCTTCTGTGCCGCGAACTCCTCCTCGGTGAGGACCCCTTGAGCCTTGAGGTCGGCGAGCTGCCTGAGCTGGTCGATCTTGGCTGTCATGTCGTCGTCGTGCGGCTGCGCGGCGGCGGGGGCGGGCGGGGTGGCCTGCTGGCCGACGTCCTGGCGGGCGCTGTCCTGCTCGGCCCACCGGCCTGCCTGCCGCCTCGAGACCCGGTTGGACACGGCCGTGGCCGTTCCCGCGATCACGGCGGTGCGGGCCACACCGCGAAGAAGTCCTGGCATGTCACTCATCTCCCCTGGTCCGTGCGAAGTCGTGAGGACGCGCCGCGGGGGCGCGGGCGGTCGCGGTGTCAGCGGGCGGTCACGGGGCCGCCGGCTCGGTGGCGTCCAGCGACGCCAGCAGGGCGTCCACGGGGATGCGCCCTCCGGCCACCATCTGGGCGCCACCACGCCGTAGCGCACGAGCCAGGGGAGCGGCCCAGAGGTTCTCGTACACGATGACGGCCGCCGAGTTCCCGGGCTCCAGCGCGGCGCCGGCCTCGTCAAGGTCGCCCTGGTCGAGCAGGCCGGAAGAGGCTCCCTCGAACACCGTCAGTTCGGCCCGATCGCCGAGCTCCCTGAATTCCAGCACGGCGACCGATCCGTCGGCGCCCTTCTGAATGAAGACGAGGTCGAGGATGCGGATGACGCCGTTCTCGACCAGCTCGACGAGCAGGGGCATGCCCTCGCCCGTCATGCGGCTTTCGGGGAACTCGACGATCAGATAGTCGACGGGCCCCATGTCCGCGACGTCCTGGTGCATGGCCACTCCTCAGCGGTGGGTCCGGCCCCGGCCGTGTTCCGCCACGGTGTCGGTCGCCCGCGCTCGGGTCCGAGGGACGGTGCTTTCCAGCCATTGCAGCACTCGGTCAGGGGGCCTGCATGTCCGGGACGTCCTGGATGTGCGGGGCGTCCGGCACGCTGGGGTTCCGGGACCGGGTCGGGGGTGACGCGACAGCCCGGGATCCGGTCGGGACGACCGCAGCGCTGCACGTGATTCCGCGCCGGGACCAGTTTGTGCGTTTAGTCCATGATCGCCCTATGCTGTTGTGCGGGAGAGCTCGAGCAGTCGACGTGCCGGCTCAGAGCCGGCGGGAAGCGGGCTTCCATGGCTGAGCGATTGAAAATGCACGGATTGGTCGGCGAACTGTCGGCCGAATTCGTCGGCACCATGATTCTGATCCTCTTCGGCTGTGGCGTGGTGGCCCAGGTGGTCGCCGGCGGAGCGCTCACGACACCGCCGGGGGGACTCGGAAACCACGACAGCATCGCCTGGGCCTGGGGCCTCGGCGTCACCCTCGGCGTCTACGTCGCGGCGCGACTGAGCGGCGCCCACCTCAATCCCGCGGTGACGGTCGCCCTGGCCACGTTCAAGGGCTTCCCGTGGCGCAAGGTCGCCCCCTACGCGCTGGCCCAGACCGCCGGAGCCTTCGTGGCGGCCCTCATCGTGCGGTGGAACTACACCGAGGCACTGGCGAAGGCCGACCCCGGACACACCATCAAGACGCAGGGCGTGTTCTCCACGCTCCCCGCCAACGGCAACCCGAACCTGCCGGTCCACGAGTGGGGCGCGTTCCGCGACCAGATCATCGGCACCGCCATCCTGCTCCTGCTGATCCTGGCCGTCACGGACCTGCTGAACACCCCGCCGGGTGCCAACCTGGCCCCGTTCATCGTCGGTCTGATCGTCGTGGCCATCGGCATGGCGTGGGGCACCAACGCGGGGTACGCGATCAACCCGGCACGTGACTTCGGGCCCCGACTGGCCAGCTTCTTCACGGGCTACGGCACAGCATGGCGAGATCAGTACGGGAACCTCTA includes:
- a CDS encoding PaaX family transcriptional regulator C-terminal domain-containing protein; the protein is MANLSQLEEIFSGDGTGPTRSLRWQTGASPAALTVTLIADYTFPGRARLPAAAIVALLGEFDVADGAARTTISRLARRGVLEGSRQGRRSSYRLTRDAAVDLWSGGASIATFTTQPDAWDGRWTLVAFSVPEQESTRRRALRTALRWRGFAPLYDAVWASPHPLTPKGRGELADLALGAMSVFRARQVDLETEANRNPVEAWDLAGIAEQYEIFVERWSAVLPRIGAGDVTGADAVRARTEVMGAYRHFPVLDPLLPVDLLPADWPRSRAREVCVAVYDGLAHTAQEHVRSVAARFADDPHPGITAHTIAGMSAGIGHLPG
- a CDS encoding glycosyl hydrolase 53 family protein; translation: MHRPTVHSTETSGPGRISRRTLLKASTATAGAIATAAALAELETPAAAAAGFVKGVDISWAPQMEARGLSWKNASGQKQDLLTVLQGYGITAVRLRTFVSPSSSPTDGHCSINEVAAFARRIKAAGMSIMLDYMFGDTWNSVGVQNPPAAWKNMSHPQMVGAMSSYVNQSMTVMKNNDVLPTWVQIGNETNSGICRPVGSVSNPAQMTALFNAAYTQVKAVSPNSIVCIHLAQPQKYDSMTTFFSRFAAGGGKWDMSVFSSYGSADLAPGIVANMKKISAAYGKPFLQSEFGGRADRASATGAALVAYIRALKADGGQGIFYWEPECMSPFTGYAMGAWDSATQRPTAIMDGFTQA
- a CDS encoding rhamnogalacturonan acetylesterase — its product is MKAISTSLRDRGRRETRLAVAGALTLTVLLGSGPAHADDAAPRALPAGCSGTSPITCHYAVAPGDYDVTVSVGGGSSAGRTEMWAEARRLMLPATRTAAGAVATQSFTIDVRQPEGQPTGQGGTGTPGLDIRFTGPAPQVSAVSVRPAAQPTVAYLAGDSTVCDQPAAPYTGWGQMIPSAVRSGAVIANYADSGETSGSFLSNSALFPALLAKVRTNDPVFIQFGHNDKQTTASAFRNNLTSMVTQVRAKGGVPVLVTPPVRRLFTGDRLTSTAMHVNAVGVDLPATMRAVGTAQHVPVIDLTAGSRTLLESLGPSASAQLFLRSATDGVTDNTHFSQYGATRIGALVLRSIREQGLPLAAFLR
- a CDS encoding GDSL-type esterase/lipase family protein, whose translation is MKNLRTLVTTALVVALSGFGVHTASAVDRATAGCTGASLAPAERAAAGPVTVWLAGDSTMADPSAARCPVGWGSRFGALFTGGVTVKNQAVGGRSIQTWLYEGNVSGAKGSDGECRLTSGTYASRWQAMLNASTGMKSGDYLFIQFGINDSSSACPRHVGRARYQQLTTMMAQAALARGAHPALLTPVAAITCSGSTATKNRGFVPEVLAAASATGAPVVDLHTLSVSRYNSLRFCPNNGDYGSGPLGAFFCNDHTHFETYGAQQIAGLVAGDVRRQNLPLAAYLR
- a CDS encoding glycoside hydrolase family 15 protein is translated as MDDYPLIENHGLIGDLQTAALVTTDGSVDWFCVPRFDSPSVFGALLDKDKGGHCTIRPQHRAYATKQLYLPDTAILVTRFMTEAGTGEVIDFMPVTGTTVTESHRIVRMVRCVRGRMTFDVEVEPRFDYGRKGHWLHLSEHGAVFVSEDGTELTVHPVREPDDERLLDLLADRRDALHFSLTLEAGQERGLVLERSAGGPPREMRLAEYSRLFDETVAFWRSWLHQSRYTGRWRETVERSAITLKLMTYAPTGAVVAAPTAALPEQLGGERNWDYRFTWIRDASFSVYALLGLGFTDEARAFIQWLADRVGEHAGKDGDTGPLNIMYAVDGSSDLAEATLDHWEGYAGSAPVRIGNGAATQLQLDIYGEALDSIHFAHRHGLQVGHRGWQALRTDLDWLVDHWDQAEEGLWETRGGREDFTYGRVMSWVAFDRALRLAESNGRPAGVERWRGARDDCYEQVMAKGWNEGRRAFVQHYGSDVLDSSLLRMATVGFITPEDPLWATTLDAVEEELVSDSLVYRYNPEASPDGLRGSEGTFSLCTFMYVDALARAGRTEKARLVFEKMMGYANHLGLYSEEIDPTGRQLGNFPQAFTHLALIDAAITLDAALNRT
- a CDS encoding cytochrome d ubiquinol oxidase subunit II; its protein translation is MTADVVAVVLLLAVAAYACAGGTDYGAGFWDLLAGGVRRGRRPRWLIDHAMAPVWEVNNVWLIFVLVVMWTGFPVLFQRLFQSMWLPLALAAVGIVLRGAGFALRKPAQRLAGRRLYGAVFAVSSLVTPFFLGVAAGGVASGRVTAEADPSAHAWAHPTPVLFGLLAVATTALLGAVFLAADARRFDAPDLAGYFRGRALAALGCVAVLALSTLAVTRDDAPHVWHGLTHGVGLVFVAAAAASSLATVWLLVRGAPAVAWSRVSAVVVVASAVIAWGMAQRPYLVPTTLTVSEGAGADTTLRWLGLVTLVAVVLVVPAVALLYRLDTRGELEGLTDADLRRGGAGDEG
- a CDS encoding cytochrome ubiquinol oxidase subunit I; the encoded protein is MHSTLQALADAPAQLLPARSLMAFTLASHIVLVPLGVALPLITLVLHGYGLRRGDRTALLLARRWSAVMAVQFAIGVVTGTVLSFEFGLLWPGLMGRWGDVFGIGFGVEAWAFFLEAVLIAIYLYGWRRLPARTHFLLALPLPAAALLGAFGILAANSWMNTPRGFRLDSAGDPVDVKIWKAIFTPMFGPQYWHFVVAMLVTAGYVVGGVYAAGWLRGRRDRYHRLGFGVPFTVAAALTPVQFVLGDSIARKVFHEQPVKFAAMEIVWKTGTHMPEYLFGRLHPDGSISGGIRIPQLDSVLAGFSTDTRVTGLTSVPADARPTATQATIAHWAFDIMVGIGSLLVALSLWYALVWLRRRRLPASAWFYRCAAVAGVASVVAVESGWITTEVGRQPWIVYENMRVAEAVTSTRSTSLWIMFSLVVVVYVCVFASFLAVLLKMRNRWRLADEEDRRAGGAASPRQTPESGLPYGPRPAVPTGAPPRSGDAASPPTEPRP
- a CDS encoding SDR family oxidoreductase, translated to MSPTEGAPRDVIPAHLLRGQKALVTGANSGIGLATAVALGRAGADVVVNYVAGQEEADKVAEEIRSYGVRAAAYQADVSDEDQVVAMMNRMVEEFGTIDILVANAGMQRDAAFTEMTLAQWRKVLDVNLTGQFLCAREATKEFLRRGVVPEVSRAAGKIICMSSVHQVIPWAGHVNYAASKGGVQMMMETLAQELAPKKIRVNAVAPGAIRTPINRSAWDTPEAREDLLRLIPYDRVGDPEDIAHAVVGLASDLMDYVVGTTLFVDGGMTLFPGFATGG